Proteins encoded within one genomic window of Actinomycetota bacterium:
- the cax gene encoding calcium/proton exchanger — protein sequence MKPKLEWLLIFVPIALVLEFTHGNHTAIFVTSALAILPLAGLIGHATEDLAIRIGPQKGGLLNATMGNVTEMIIAFFLILEGELEVVKGSITGSIIGNVLLVLGLAFLVGGWTRQEQQFNRTSAGLHSTSLVIAVVALLMPALFALTSESTEFRTEAVSIGVSIVLILVYALSLLFSFKTHRDFFRPTKEEEHEPKWSAKYAMGMLAGSTVMVALMSEFLVGALEPTVEEFGLSKLFVGLIVVPIVGNAAEHSSAIFLAAKDKMDVAIEIAIGSSTQIALFVAPMLVFASLAVGKPMDLIFSSFEIAAVAFSSAILGFIALDGRSHWLEGAQLMAAYIIMAISFFFL from the coding sequence GTGAAACCGAAGCTCGAGTGGCTCCTGATCTTCGTCCCGATCGCGCTCGTCCTCGAATTCACGCACGGCAACCACACCGCGATCTTCGTCACCTCCGCTCTCGCGATCCTTCCCCTGGCCGGGTTGATCGGTCACGCGACGGAGGACCTGGCCATCCGGATCGGTCCCCAGAAGGGCGGCCTCCTCAACGCAACCATGGGGAACGTGACCGAGATGATCATCGCCTTCTTCCTGATTCTGGAGGGCGAGTTGGAGGTCGTGAAGGGCTCGATCACCGGCTCGATCATCGGCAACGTTTTGCTCGTCCTCGGGTTGGCTTTCCTCGTCGGCGGTTGGACGCGCCAGGAGCAACAGTTCAATCGGACCTCGGCGGGATTGCACAGCACTTCGTTGGTGATCGCGGTCGTCGCGTTGTTGATGCCCGCGCTGTTCGCGCTGACCTCCGAGTCCACCGAGTTCCGCACCGAGGCTGTGTCGATCGGTGTCTCGATCGTGCTGATCCTCGTCTACGCGCTGAGTCTGTTGTTCTCATTCAAGACGCACCGTGATTTCTTCCGGCCTACGAAGGAGGAAGAGCACGAGCCGAAGTGGTCGGCGAAGTACGCGATGGGGATGCTCGCCGGATCTACGGTGATGGTCGCGCTGATGTCGGAGTTCCTCGTGGGCGCTCTTGAGCCGACCGTGGAGGAGTTCGGTCTCTCCAAGCTGTTCGTGGGCCTGATCGTCGTTCCCATCGTGGGGAACGCAGCGGAACACTCGTCCGCCATCTTCCTGGCGGCGAAAGACAAGATGGATGTCGCGATCGAGATCGCGATCGGTTCGTCTACGCAGATCGCGTTGTTCGTGGCGCCGATGTTGGTCTTCGCCTCGCTCGCGGTCGGCAAGCCGATGGACCTGATCTTCTCGAGCTTCGAGATCGCCGCGGTCGCTTTCTCGTCGGCGATCCTGGGATTCATCGCGCTGGACGGACGCTCGCATTGGCTCGAGGGCGCACAACTGATGGCGGCCTACATCATCATGGCAATCAGCTTCTTCTTCCTTTGA
- a CDS encoding amidohydrolase family protein, translating to MRAIDFHVHVSTHEWLNGSIGPMLEVTQKYFNHTVRIRTMEQMAQEYKDWDIFGVLLAWDAETATGLPPLTNDRVAEIVRAFPEQFIGFASVDPHKPDHVEELERAVTELGLRGLKIHPQVQEFYPNEPQYTALWEKCEEHSLPIVAHVGQTGLGAGVPGGFGIAFDYGRPMLMDMVAARHPGLTVVMAHFGYPWHLEVLSSALHKTNVWVDLSAWRPKYIPAEVKRDARGRLSDRTVWGSDYPMLDPGRILDEFDVMELGDKEEDVLKNNAARLLGLEL from the coding sequence GTGCGTGCCATCGATTTCCACGTCCACGTCTCGACGCACGAGTGGCTGAATGGCTCCATAGGTCCGATGCTGGAGGTGACCCAGAAGTACTTCAACCACACCGTGCGGATCCGCACGATGGAGCAGATGGCTCAGGAGTACAAGGACTGGGACATCTTCGGCGTCCTGCTCGCGTGGGATGCGGAGACAGCGACCGGGCTCCCGCCGCTCACGAACGACCGTGTGGCCGAGATCGTGCGCGCGTTTCCCGAGCAGTTCATCGGGTTCGCCAGCGTCGACCCGCACAAACCGGATCACGTGGAGGAGCTGGAGCGGGCCGTCACGGAGCTAGGCCTGCGCGGTCTCAAGATCCACCCGCAGGTCCAGGAGTTCTATCCGAACGAGCCGCAATACACGGCGCTGTGGGAGAAGTGCGAGGAGCACTCGCTGCCGATCGTCGCGCACGTGGGACAGACGGGGCTGGGGGCCGGGGTGCCGGGCGGGTTCGGCATCGCGTTCGACTACGGCCGCCCGATGCTGATGGACATGGTCGCCGCGAGGCACCCCGGTCTCACCGTCGTCATGGCTCACTTCGGCTACCCCTGGCACCTGGAGGTGCTTTCGAGCGCGCTGCACAAGACGAACGTGTGGGTCGACCTCAGCGCGTGGCGCCCGAAGTACATCCCGGCCGAGGTGAAGCGGGATGCACGCGGCCGCCTCTCGGACAGGACGGTGTGGGGGAGCGACTACCCGATGCTTGACCCGGGCCGCATCCTCGACGAGTTCGATGTCATGGAGCTCGGCGACAAGGAAGAAGACGTGCTGAAGAACAACGCCGCGCGCCTGCTGGGCCTCGAGCTCTAG
- a CDS encoding SHOCT domain-containing protein has translation MTPAHGMWHGSGPGPFEWLWAFVPIALMIVFWSLVVVLVAKLVKNRPQHRPDRSAGLQVLEERYARGEISRDEFLERREVLSEAKSPGSRST, from the coding sequence GTGACGCCGGCGCACGGGATGTGGCACGGCTCTGGACCCGGCCCGTTCGAGTGGCTATGGGCTTTTGTGCCGATCGCTCTGATGATCGTGTTCTGGTCGCTCGTCGTCGTGCTCGTGGCGAAGTTGGTGAAGAACCGCCCCCAGCACCGCCCGGACCGGAGCGCGGGGCTGCAGGTCTTAGAGGAGCGTTACGCGCGTGGCGAGATCTCGCGCGATGAGTTCCTGGAGCGCCGTGAGGTGCTGAGCGAAGCGAAGTCGCCCGGCTCCCGATCTACCTAG
- a CDS encoding PspC domain-containing protein yields MARGQLRRSTTDRKIAGVAGGIAAYLGMDATLVRVIWALVIILPGGFGLIPYIILWIALPEGDPGSLGSRSPALEIAEERYARGEISAEDLSRIREDLSR; encoded by the coding sequence ATGGCCAGGGGGCAATTAAGAAGGTCAACGACCGACCGCAAGATCGCGGGTGTAGCCGGTGGGATCGCGGCGTACCTCGGGATGGACGCGACATTGGTGCGCGTCATCTGGGCGCTGGTCATCATCCTGCCCGGCGGGTTTGGCCTGATCCCCTACATCATCCTGTGGATCGCGCTTCCGGAGGGAGACCCCGGCTCGCTCGGGTCTAGGTCACCTGCGCTGGAGATCGCCGAGGAGCGTTACGCGCGCGGGGAGATCAGCGCGGAAGACCTCTCACGCATCAGAGAGGACCTCTCGCGGTGA
- a CDS encoding HNH endonuclease: MSPSPPEPEEDSSGDDAARPEWQEAYEEIMTLSSAIAAAQARIIDLVTTHGSFLTAGDQPATWLAWAAGMRPTTANKHLRLGERLMELPKIKESFAAGEISFEKADTIARIASKETEEHLLMWAQHGTCSQLGTIASGFRRAKVNLEGAAALQRDRSLTYYYTEEGAFRLRAQMPAEQGALVAAAIEAAEEKLWEEQQVFRDEAVSEADRRQMVRRGDTGGARRADALVALGETFLAHGLSDGPVSDRYQVMVHVDQAALHRDAGATCELQAGAGISPDTARRISCDCSIMALLEGDGVPLKLGRTRRTISPALRRVLEARDRHCVFPGCSNERRLDGHHVAHWIEDGLTEPDNVTLLCRRHHRLVHEGGYTMTFDGKSARFFRPDGSEVERVPTYPSLTEVEIAEWCAASTTDVDTWSHWIDPCDYADAVSWLCENDLEARELSLAGARAGPE, from the coding sequence GTGAGCCCGTCGCCACCCGAGCCGGAGGAGGACTCTTCTGGTGACGACGCAGCGCGGCCCGAGTGGCAGGAGGCTTACGAGGAGATCATGACGCTCTCCTCTGCGATCGCGGCCGCGCAGGCGCGCATCATCGACCTCGTGACCACTCACGGAAGCTTCCTCACCGCGGGCGACCAGCCTGCGACCTGGCTCGCCTGGGCGGCCGGCATGAGACCCACCACCGCGAACAAGCACCTGCGCCTCGGCGAGCGCCTGATGGAGCTGCCGAAGATCAAGGAGTCCTTCGCCGCGGGAGAGATCAGCTTCGAGAAAGCGGACACCATCGCGCGCATCGCGTCGAAAGAGACGGAAGAGCACCTGCTCATGTGGGCTCAGCACGGGACATGTTCGCAGCTCGGCACGATCGCATCCGGCTTCCGCCGCGCCAAGGTGAACCTCGAGGGAGCCGCGGCGCTGCAGCGTGACCGCTCTCTCACCTACTACTACACCGAAGAGGGCGCCTTCCGCCTCCGCGCTCAGATGCCGGCCGAGCAAGGCGCGCTGGTCGCGGCCGCGATCGAGGCCGCCGAGGAGAAGCTGTGGGAGGAGCAACAGGTCTTCCGCGACGAGGCGGTCTCCGAGGCTGATCGCCGGCAGATGGTGCGTCGTGGAGACACAGGCGGTGCGCGGCGGGCAGACGCGTTGGTGGCGCTCGGCGAAACTTTCCTCGCCCATGGTCTTTCAGATGGCCCTGTCTCGGATCGCTACCAGGTCATGGTGCACGTGGACCAGGCCGCGCTCCACAGAGATGCCGGTGCCACCTGCGAGCTTCAGGCTGGCGCCGGTATCTCCCCCGACACCGCCCGGCGCATCTCTTGCGATTGTTCGATCATGGCGCTGCTGGAAGGAGACGGCGTTCCCCTCAAGCTCGGCCGCACCCGGCGCACCATCTCTCCCGCGCTGAGACGGGTGCTGGAGGCGCGCGACCGGCACTGTGTTTTCCCGGGCTGCAGCAACGAGCGGAGGCTGGATGGCCACCACGTGGCGCATTGGATCGAAGATGGTCTCACCGAACCCGACAACGTGACACTGCTGTGTCGCCGCCACCACCGCTTGGTCCACGAGGGCGGCTACACGATGACCTTCGACGGCAAGTCGGCTCGCTTCTTCCGCCCCGACGGCAGCGAGGTGGAACGGGTGCCGACGTACCCGTCGCTCACCGAGGTCGAGATCGCGGAGTGGTGCGCGGCGTCTACAACCGACGTCGACACCTGGTCGCATTGGATCGACCCGTGCGACTACGCCGATGCCGTTTCGTGGCTGTGCGAGAACGATCTGGAGGCCAGAGAGCTGAGCCTGGCAGGAGCGCGGGCCGGGCCGGAATAG
- a CDS encoding metal-sulfur cluster assembly factor, which produces MATTQEIEEQVIAALKTVNDPELGIDIYHLGLVYDILINEENNDVKVEFTLTTMGCPIGPMIDEEIKAATKEIEGIGEVTTEMVMYPPWTPEKMDPLAKSALGFV; this is translated from the coding sequence ATGGCAACCACGCAAGAGATAGAAGAGCAGGTCATCGCGGCCTTGAAGACGGTGAACGACCCCGAGCTCGGGATCGACATCTATCACCTTGGCCTTGTCTACGACATCCTCATCAACGAGGAGAACAACGACGTCAAGGTCGAGTTCACGCTGACGACGATGGGCTGCCCGATCGGACCGATGATCGACGAGGAGATCAAGGCGGCCACCAAGGAGATCGAGGGGATCGGCGAGGTGACGACGGAGATGGTCATGTACCCACCGTGGACGCCCGAGAAGATGGACCCGCTGGCTAAGTCCGCCCTCGGGTTCGTTTGA
- a CDS encoding TIGR03619 family F420-dependent LLM class oxidoreductase, with protein sequence MRFGLHLPSAQPGANAADILAVAGTAERLAFDSVWMFDHLFTPVDLESKYPYSRDGSYAMSASDPFFDPAGVYGVLAGATERIRIGTGVTIAAYRHPIVLGKALATIEQFAPGRVVLGLGRGWMREEFDALGVGFERRGARLEEYVRALRAIWSGEPSSFSGEFYSWEEAGFLPAPTTHLPILLGGHGNEALRRTAELADGWVITTSRGQGAGIEAVAARLDVLKAEMDKRGRDLGELEIVYPNLLWFSDQPNPKMPLTGTPEDIAGSIKRLEEIGVTTAHLIVFGPGPLVCETAERFAEEVLPLL encoded by the coding sequence TTGAGGTTCGGCCTCCACCTCCCCAGCGCACAGCCGGGCGCCAACGCGGCCGACATCCTGGCGGTAGCCGGTACCGCGGAACGTCTCGCTTTTGACTCCGTGTGGATGTTCGACCACCTGTTCACGCCGGTCGATCTGGAGTCGAAGTATCCTTACAGCCGCGACGGGTCGTACGCGATGAGCGCGAGCGACCCGTTCTTCGACCCCGCGGGCGTCTACGGGGTGCTCGCCGGGGCGACGGAGCGCATCAGGATCGGCACCGGGGTGACCATCGCCGCTTACCGCCACCCGATCGTCTTGGGCAAAGCACTCGCGACCATCGAGCAATTCGCGCCGGGGCGGGTCGTGCTCGGTCTGGGGCGCGGCTGGATGCGCGAGGAGTTCGACGCACTCGGCGTCGGTTTCGAGCGGCGCGGAGCGCGGCTCGAGGAATACGTGAGAGCCCTGCGCGCGATCTGGTCCGGTGAGCCGTCGTCATTCTCCGGTGAGTTCTATTCATGGGAGGAAGCGGGTTTCTTGCCCGCGCCCACCACGCACCTGCCGATCTTGCTGGGCGGCCACGGCAACGAGGCACTGCGACGCACCGCGGAGCTGGCCGACGGCTGGGTGATCACGACCTCCAGGGGGCAGGGCGCGGGCATCGAGGCGGTGGCGGCTCGTCTCGATGTGTTGAAGGCCGAGATGGACAAGCGGGGGCGAGATCTCGGCGAGCTCGAGATCGTTTACCCGAACCTGTTGTGGTTCTCGGATCAACCGAACCCGAAGATGCCGCTGACGGGAACGCCCGAAGACATAGCCGGGTCGATCAAGAGGCTCGAGGAGATCGGCGTCACCACGGCGCACCTGATCGTCTTCGGTCCCGGCCCCCTGGTCTGCGAGACCGCAGAGCGATTCGCCGAGGAAGTGCTACCGCTCCTTTAG
- a CDS encoding threonine synthase: MPSRLSDLECARCGRSHDPHVLQQRCECGGTLLARYDLRDLSLGDARQRRAGMWRYTELLPLRSAPVSLGEPETPLLFLPRLSERWGIETWLKDDGLLPSGTFKARGAAMGVSRAAELGATAIAMPTAGNAGAAWALYAARAGLPLTVVMSRTAPASQQAEVEAAGAELELVDGSIADAGRRAKEIAGEAGALFAGTFFEPYRLEGKKTAWLELFDQAGDEAGMRLPRTLVIPVGGGVAAVAAAKAADEVRSAGWTNDEPPVLVGVQPEDCAPITRAFEEGRDDVPPWPHPTTTIAAGLRVPAPAEGALVLDRVRSSGGTMLAVAERDIRLSIRHLAATEGVFACPEGAATVAAADRLARRGALEGPVVLYNTGSGIKYVDVL, encoded by the coding sequence ATGCCTTCTCGTTTGTCCGACCTGGAGTGCGCGCGCTGTGGGCGGAGCCACGATCCGCACGTCTTGCAGCAGAGGTGCGAGTGCGGCGGCACGCTCCTCGCGCGCTACGACCTTCGAGACCTCAGCTTGGGCGATGCCCGACAGAGGCGCGCAGGCATGTGGCGCTACACCGAGCTCCTCCCGCTGCGCTCGGCCCCCGTGTCTCTCGGAGAGCCGGAGACACCTCTGTTGTTCCTCCCCCGGCTCTCGGAGAGGTGGGGCATCGAGACCTGGCTGAAGGACGACGGGCTGCTGCCGAGCGGCACCTTCAAGGCTCGCGGCGCCGCGATGGGCGTGTCTCGCGCGGCCGAGCTTGGGGCGACCGCTATCGCGATGCCTACGGCGGGTAATGCGGGCGCGGCCTGGGCGCTTTACGCCGCGCGAGCCGGGCTGCCGCTGACCGTCGTGATGTCGCGTACGGCGCCCGCTTCGCAGCAGGCGGAGGTGGAGGCCGCGGGGGCGGAGCTCGAGCTGGTGGACGGCTCGATCGCAGACGCTGGTCGGCGGGCGAAGGAGATCGCGGGCGAGGCCGGCGCGCTGTTCGCGGGCACCTTCTTCGAGCCGTACCGCCTCGAGGGCAAGAAGACCGCGTGGCTGGAGCTGTTCGACCAGGCCGGCGACGAAGCAGGGATGCGCCTGCCGCGCACGCTCGTCATCCCGGTAGGCGGCGGAGTGGCGGCCGTCGCCGCCGCCAAAGCCGCCGACGAGGTGCGGTCCGCGGGTTGGACGAACGACGAGCCGCCCGTTCTCGTCGGCGTGCAGCCGGAGGATTGCGCGCCGATCACCCGAGCCTTCGAGGAGGGGCGAGACGACGTGCCGCCCTGGCCTCACCCAACGACGACGATCGCGGCGGGGCTTCGCGTTCCGGCTCCAGCCGAAGGAGCGCTCGTTCTCGACCGCGTTCGTTCCTCGGGCGGCACCATGCTGGCGGTCGCCGAGAGAGACATCAGGCTGTCGATCCGTCACCTCGCCGCGACCGAGGGAGTGTTCGCCTGCCCCGAGGGGGCCGCC